Proteins from a single region of Lysinibacillus sp. JNUCC-52:
- a CDS encoding pyridoxal-phosphate-dependent aminotransferase family protein: MYENILRHPGPTPIPKKVQLAMNRDIFSHRSNEFVELYRETTELVKPIFGTKQDILLLPSGGTAALEAAAVNTVCAGEDVVVITVGAFGDYFVSICEKYGFNVHKLAKQWGQACTAEELRNFLQPLQNIKAVFVTYNETSTGILNPIAELAQVVREESDALVIVDGVSCIGGAPAEMDAWGIDILVTGSQKAMMLPPGLSLMSVSDRAWKVIEENKAPSYYLNLLSYRDWAEKGMTPNTPTITLIYGLHEVCKLIEHEGGFAQTIARHELMKNMVRSAMKALHIELLTDDDYASPTITAIMAPKGIALGEFLTHLKQRYHLDFAGGLGHLQGEIFRFGHMGYCFPSDVLQAVSLMEAALQDFSYDFEPGAGVSAAHKVFLAAQRS, from the coding sequence ATGTATGAAAATATTTTAAGACATCCAGGGCCGACACCTATTCCAAAAAAAGTGCAGCTTGCGATGAACCGAGATATCTTCAGCCATCGAAGCAATGAATTTGTCGAGCTATATCGGGAAACAACTGAGCTCGTGAAACCTATTTTCGGCACTAAGCAGGACATTTTATTGCTTCCATCTGGTGGTACAGCAGCATTAGAAGCAGCAGCTGTCAATACCGTTTGTGCAGGTGAGGATGTCGTTGTCATTACGGTAGGCGCTTTTGGGGATTATTTCGTTTCGATTTGTGAAAAATATGGCTTTAACGTACATAAGCTTGCGAAACAATGGGGACAAGCATGCACTGCTGAAGAGTTACGTAATTTTTTACAGCCTTTGCAAAATATTAAAGCTGTTTTTGTTACGTACAATGAAACTTCCACAGGTATTTTAAATCCAATTGCAGAATTAGCACAGGTTGTTCGTGAAGAAAGTGATGCGTTAGTCATTGTGGATGGGGTAAGCTGTATTGGTGGAGCTCCTGCTGAAATGGATGCATGGGGCATTGATATTCTCGTAACTGGCTCACAAAAGGCTATGATGCTTCCTCCTGGACTTTCACTTATGAGTGTAAGCGACAGAGCGTGGAAGGTCATTGAAGAAAATAAAGCGCCCTCTTATTACTTGAATTTATTAAGCTACCGCGATTGGGCAGAGAAAGGGATGACACCAAATACCCCTACCATTACATTAATTTATGGGCTACACGAAGTGTGTAAACTTATTGAGCATGAAGGTGGTTTTGCCCAAACCATTGCCCGTCATGAACTGATGAAAAATATGGTGCGCAGCGCGATGAAAGCACTTCATATTGAGCTTTTGACAGATGATGACTACGCTTCTCCTACAATAACAGCCATTATGGCACCAAAAGGTATTGCATTAGGTGAATTTCTGACACATCTTAAACAACGATATCATCTAGACTTTGCGGGCGGATTAGGTCATTTACAAGGTGAAATTTTCAGATTTGGCCATATGGGCTACTGCTTCCCAAGCGATGTTTTGCAAGCCGTTTCATTAATGGAGGCGGCACTACAAGACTTTTCTTATGACTTTGAGCCTGGTGCGGGTGTTAGCGCAGCGCATAAAGTGTTTTTAGCGGCACAACGAAGCTAA
- the gdhA gene encoding NADP-specific glutamate dehydrogenase, giving the protein MTTTTVSNDQLAKEYVDGVFEQLKNQNSHQAEFLQAAEEIFISLVPVFAQHPEYIKANILSRIVEPDRIISFRVAWQDDNNQVQVNRGYRVQYSNVMGPYKGGLRFHPSVNESIIKFLGFEQIFKNALTGQPIGGGKGGSNFNPKGKSDSEIMRFCQAFMTELYRHIGPDVDVPAGDIGVGAREVGYLWGQYKRITKANESGVLTGKTPGYGGSLARKEATGYGTVYFVEEMLKEVNDSFEDKTLVVSGSGNVSTYAIEKAQAYGAKVVACSDSSGYIYDAEGLDLDVIKEIKEVKGDRISTYVDYRPNATFTEGCTGIWSIPCDIALPCATQNEINGDAARTLISNGVKAIGEGANMPSDLEAINEFLNAGVLFGPAKAANAGGVAVSALEMAQDSSRVFWTFEEVDAKLHQIMKNIYADSKAAADKYGYPGNLVVGANIAGFIKVADGMLAEGIY; this is encoded by the coding sequence ATGACAACAACAACTGTAAGCAACGATCAATTAGCAAAAGAATACGTTGACGGCGTGTTCGAGCAACTGAAAAACCAAAACAGTCATCAAGCGGAGTTTTTACAAGCAGCTGAAGAGATTTTCATTTCATTAGTGCCTGTATTTGCACAACACCCTGAATATATTAAGGCAAATATTCTTTCTCGTATCGTAGAGCCAGATCGCATCATTTCATTCCGCGTAGCATGGCAAGATGATAACAACCAAGTGCAAGTAAACCGTGGTTATCGTGTACAGTACAGCAATGTCATGGGACCTTATAAAGGCGGGCTTCGCTTCCACCCTTCAGTAAATGAATCCATTATTAAGTTTTTAGGCTTTGAGCAGATTTTTAAAAACGCATTAACTGGTCAACCAATCGGTGGTGGTAAAGGTGGATCAAACTTTAATCCAAAAGGTAAATCTGATTCTGAAATCATGCGTTTCTGCCAAGCATTCATGACTGAATTATACCGTCATATTGGTCCAGATGTCGATGTTCCTGCTGGCGATATCGGTGTTGGTGCTCGTGAAGTAGGTTATTTATGGGGTCAATACAAGCGTATTACAAAAGCAAATGAATCTGGCGTATTAACAGGTAAAACACCTGGTTACGGTGGTTCATTAGCTCGTAAAGAAGCAACTGGTTATGGTACAGTGTACTTCGTAGAAGAAATGTTAAAAGAAGTAAATGATTCATTTGAAGATAAAACTCTTGTTGTTTCTGGTTCAGGGAATGTATCAACTTATGCAATTGAAAAAGCACAAGCATACGGGGCAAAAGTTGTAGCTTGCTCTGATTCTTCAGGCTACATTTATGATGCTGAAGGATTGGATCTGGATGTCATTAAAGAAATTAAAGAAGTAAAAGGTGACCGTATATCAACTTACGTTGACTACCGTCCAAATGCTACATTTACAGAAGGTTGTACAGGAATTTGGTCTATTCCATGTGATATTGCTCTACCATGCGCAACGCAAAACGAAATTAACGGCGACGCTGCTCGTACATTAATTTCAAATGGTGTAAAAGCAATTGGTGAAGGTGCCAACATGCCATCTGATCTTGAAGCCATTAACGAATTTTTAAACGCTGGTGTATTATTTGGACCTGCAAAAGCAGCAAATGCTGGTGGTGTTGCAGTATCTGCACTAGAAATGGCACAAGATTCAAGTCGCGTATTCTGGACATTTGAAGAAGTAGATGCGAAGCTACACCAAATTATGAAAAATATTTATGCAGATAGTAAAGCTGCTGCTGACAAATACGGCTATCCAGGAAACCTAGTAGTTGGTGCAAACATCGCTGGCTTTATAAAAGTAGCTGATGGAATGCTTGCTGAAGGTATCTATTAA
- a CDS encoding YaiI/YqxD family protein produces the protein MKVLIDADACPVVDLALSISSEFEIETILFCDTSHRIERENVITIIVPKGPDSVDFTLVNALSKHDIVITQDYGLAAMVLARGGYPIDQNGREMSSENIERLLDMRHVGQKIRRAGGRTKGPKKRTKENNILFEMKFRQICERAILAQKMEGSTDGK, from the coding sequence GTGAAGGTATTAATTGATGCTGATGCCTGTCCAGTCGTGGATTTAGCGCTATCTATATCATCTGAGTTTGAGATTGAAACTATCTTGTTTTGCGATACATCACACCGTATTGAACGTGAAAATGTAATAACAATTATTGTGCCGAAGGGACCAGATTCGGTTGATTTCACGCTAGTGAATGCGCTTTCAAAACACGATATTGTGATTACACAGGATTACGGTTTAGCAGCTATGGTTTTGGCAAGAGGTGGGTATCCGATTGATCAAAACGGTAGGGAAATGTCTAGTGAAAACATCGAACGTCTGCTCGATATGCGTCATGTTGGACAGAAGATTAGACGGGCAGGAGGACGAACCAAGGGACCTAAAAAAAGAACGAAAGAAAACAATATACTGTTTGAAATGAAATTTCGACAAATTTGTGAACGAGCAATTTTGGCACAAAAAATGGAGGGCTCCACAGATGGAAAATAA
- a CDS encoding Yip1 family protein — MENYNETTQQERPKVNPFLSTWMHPKQTARYMIDAKSIGYAILVMSIGYIGSLLSGLIDSNFLLDVSPWIIVLFCIILAPISGIAGTAFSSLIFWLFGKLFKGTATYSDLFKALSLTAVPFILAIPFYLIWLFTSQESLMDTNFIGATPWIFWPAMLVTAVVIIWSFVTTVAVVAEAHQISNWKAFFTIFIPSIIGGVLVFVLVAVLFIGLIGISMM; from the coding sequence ATGGAAAACTATAATGAAACAACGCAACAAGAAAGGCCTAAAGTTAATCCGTTTCTGTCTACTTGGATGCATCCAAAGCAAACAGCTCGCTACATGATTGATGCAAAATCTATCGGTTATGCTATCCTTGTTATGTCCATCGGTTATATTGGTTCTTTGCTTTCAGGCCTTATAGATAGTAATTTCTTACTAGATGTGTCCCCATGGATTATCGTGCTATTTTGTATCATTTTAGCACCAATTTCAGGAATTGCCGGTACAGCATTCTCTAGCCTTATTTTTTGGCTATTTGGTAAATTGTTTAAAGGTACTGCAACGTATTCTGACTTATTTAAAGCACTGAGCTTAACTGCTGTACCATTTATTTTAGCTATTCCTTTTTATTTAATTTGGCTATTTACCTCACAAGAATCATTAATGGATACTAACTTTATCGGGGCTACTCCTTGGATTTTTTGGCCAGCAATGTTAGTGACTGCTGTTGTTATCATTTGGTCCTTTGTGACTACAGTAGCTGTTGTTGCCGAGGCGCATCAAATTTCAAATTGGAAAGCATTCTTTACAATCTTTATTCCTTCTATCATAGGAGGAGTCCTTGTCTTTGTATTGGTTGCTGTTCTCTTTATTGGCCTTATCGGTATTAGCATGATGTAA
- a CDS encoding D-serine ammonia-lyase yields the protein MENKLKNELFHLFPKLEKIKNRDTVFWENTKWSKNASTTLFSIEEVEDAEETLTRFSSYLNIAFPELVESKGLIESSIQEIDGMKVALEKEFQLLIPGQLFLKCDHALPISGSIKARGGIYEVLKHAERLAIAHGKVKVDDDYAMFATEELRTFFQQYTIAVGSTGNLGLSIGIMGKKLGFNVVVHMSSDAKEWKKALLREKGATVIEYEADYSVAVEQGRQEASQNPMCHFIDDENSKDLFAGYAVAAMRLKNQLKKANIQVDEAHPLFVYLPCGVGGGPGGVAYGLREMFGEHVHIFFAEPTASPCMTIGLMTGLHDEISVEDIGLDNRTEADGLAVGRASKFVGKVMETYISGCYTVKDEELFTSLSLAMDCEGLFLEPSAHAGMFGPIQLMKNGRSYLENQGLVDEMEQATHLVWATGGSMVPQEMREEYMKKIR from the coding sequence ATGGAAAATAAACTAAAAAACGAATTATTTCACCTATTTCCAAAACTTGAAAAGATTAAAAATCGAGACACTGTATTTTGGGAAAATACAAAATGGTCGAAAAATGCAAGTACAACTCTCTTTTCCATAGAAGAGGTTGAGGATGCGGAAGAAACGCTAACACGCTTTTCTTCCTATTTAAATATTGCTTTTCCAGAACTAGTAGAAAGCAAAGGACTGATTGAGTCCTCTATTCAGGAGATAGATGGAATGAAGGTAGCACTTGAAAAAGAGTTTCAACTATTAATTCCAGGTCAATTATTTTTAAAATGTGATCATGCGTTACCTATTTCGGGTTCAATCAAGGCGCGAGGAGGTATTTATGAAGTATTAAAGCATGCCGAGCGATTGGCAATTGCTCATGGTAAGGTGAAAGTAGACGATGATTACGCAATGTTTGCTACAGAAGAACTACGAACATTCTTTCAGCAATACACAATTGCGGTAGGCTCAACAGGCAATTTAGGGCTTAGTATCGGCATAATGGGCAAAAAACTAGGATTCAATGTCGTTGTACATATGTCGAGTGACGCAAAAGAGTGGAAGAAAGCATTATTAAGAGAAAAAGGGGCAACAGTCATTGAATACGAGGCGGATTATAGTGTTGCTGTAGAGCAGGGAAGACAGGAAGCTTCACAAAATCCAATGTGTCATTTTATTGATGATGAGAATTCTAAAGATTTATTTGCTGGCTATGCAGTAGCAGCAATGCGCTTAAAAAATCAATTAAAAAAGGCAAATATTCAAGTGGATGAGGCACATCCATTGTTTGTTTATTTACCATGTGGTGTTGGCGGTGGACCTGGTGGAGTTGCATATGGTTTGCGCGAAATGTTTGGGGAGCATGTTCATATTTTCTTTGCTGAACCAACTGCTTCACCGTGTATGACAATCGGACTTATGACAGGTTTACACGATGAAATCAGTGTAGAGGATATCGGTTTAGACAATAGAACGGAAGCGGATGGACTAGCCGTTGGACGTGCATCCAAATTTGTTGGCAAAGTGATGGAAACATATATTAGCGGCTGTTATACAGTAAAAGACGAAGAATTGTTTACGTCACTCAGTTTAGCCATGGACTGTGAAGGATTATTTTTAGAACCGTCTGCACATGCAGGGATGTTTGGACCAATTCAACTAATGAAGAATGGGCGAAGTTATTTGGAAAATCAAGGTTTAGTGGATGAAATGGAACAAGCAACACATCTTGTATGGGCAACAGGAGGCAGCATGGTTCCTCAGGAAATGCGCGAGGAATATATGAAAAAAATTCGTTGA
- a CDS encoding phosphoribosylaminoimidazolesuccinocarboxamide synthase: MELLYTGKTKNVFKLEDGHYLLKFKDDVTGENGVFDPGANTVGLTIDGAGLAGLRLTSYFYSKLNEQGVPTHYVDANFEDATMTVKPATVFGKGLEVICRFKAVGSFLRRYGAYVQEGQPLDSFVEVTIKDDDRLDPPISEDALAMLNLLTHEEYAILKQRTIEISKFVGAELAKKGLTLYDIKLEFGRDAKTNEILLIDEISGGNMRAYKGEQYIEPLELEKIMLAD, translated from the coding sequence GTGGAATTATTGTATACAGGTAAAACGAAAAATGTATTCAAGTTAGAAGATGGTCATTACTTATTAAAATTTAAAGATGATGTAACTGGAGAAAATGGCGTATTTGATCCTGGCGCAAATACTGTAGGTTTAACAATTGATGGTGCTGGCCTAGCGGGTCTTCGCTTAACTTCTTATTTCTACTCAAAACTAAATGAACAAGGTGTCCCTACTCACTACGTAGATGCAAACTTCGAAGATGCAACGATGACAGTCAAGCCCGCAACCGTTTTCGGTAAAGGGTTAGAAGTTATTTGCCGCTTCAAAGCTGTTGGCTCTTTCCTACGTCGTTATGGCGCTTATGTACAAGAAGGACAACCTTTAGATTCTTTCGTTGAAGTAACAATTAAAGATGATGATCGTCTTGATCCTCCAATTTCTGAAGATGCTTTAGCTATGTTAAACCTGTTAACACATGAAGAATATGCAATATTAAAACAACGCACAATTGAAATTTCTAAATTCGTTGGTGCAGAGCTAGCCAAAAAAGGCTTAACGCTTTACGATATTAAGTTAGAGTTTGGTCGTGATGCAAAAACAAATGAAATATTATTAATTGATGAAATTTCTGGCGGTAATATGCGTGCATACAAAGGCGAACAATATATTGAGCCATTAGAGCTTGAAAAAATTATGTTAGCTGACTAA